One Branchiostoma floridae strain S238N-H82 chromosome 1, Bfl_VNyyK, whole genome shotgun sequence genomic region harbors:
- the LOC118417127 gene encoding muscarinic acetylcholine receptor M1-like, translating to MEFQGNATTLEPTFGTNVTDGDFSNGMAVSEWPTPGDHLVICGNESTTLPPECNVTTAPPLDPLGGHQVWEVVLICLLTCSLSIITVGGNILVFVSFRVNRQLHTVNNYFLLSLAVADTLIGLLSMNLYTVYMVMGRWALGPAICDLYLTVDYVSSNASVMNLCVISFDRYFSITRPLTYRAKRTPRRAACLIALAWVTSVLVWAPLIVGWQYIVGGRNVPEGQCYIQFIEDSVYVNYLTIAVAFYIPVIIMCTLYYRIYRETQERQKNLSVLQASSKFTTSRSNTSLTSSAKLSEGHRHQAKAHDAVDPSGKGDERPSISRKASYKDDESSLESPDSIPTKADPKTKHIVTEKPTKHASRLKKYNIITKISKDGSMGKKAKMPATEIIDDPNTRAPSPGDTRRRRGAPLTRMNAHYSKGRRGRRNGSFANLLRTSKALRMLSAILLAFVITWLPYSVTVLFKPFCEVPQIVWDVGYWLCYVNSTINPWCYAFCNKTFRKTLKDVLVCKY from the coding sequence ATGGAGTTTCAGGGCAATGCAACCACCTTAGAGCCGACATTTGGGACAAATGTCACAGATGGTGACTTCAGCAACGGGATGGCTGTCTCAGAATGGCCAACACCGGGCGACCACTTGGTGATCTGCGGCAACGAGAGCACTACCCTCCCGCCGGAATGTAACGTGACCACGGCACCGCCCTTAGACCCCCTGGGAGGACACCAGGTTTGGGAGGTGGTGCTGATATGTCTGCTCACCTGTTCTCTCAGTATCATCACCGTCGGAGGAAACATTCTGGTCTTCGTGTCCTTCCGAGTCAACCGACAACTTCACACCGTCAATAACTACTTCCTGCTGAGTCTGGCGGTGGCCGACACCCTGATCGGACTCTTGTCCATGAACTTGTACACCGTGTATATGGTGATGGGCAGGTGGGCCTTAGGACCGGCGATCTGTGACCTGTACTTGACCGTGGACTATGTGAGTTCCAACGCCTCCGTCATGAACTTGTGCGTGATCAGTTTTGACCGCTACTTCTCCATCACCCGTCCGCTGACGTACCGCGCCAAGAGAACCCCCAGGCGGGCCGCCTGTCTGATCGCCTTGGCCTGGGTGACGTCGGTGCTGGTGTGGGCACCGCTCATCGTGGGCTGGCAGTACATCGTGGGCGGTAGGAACGTACCGGAGGGCCAGTGCTACATCCAGTTTATAGAGGACAGTGTTTACGTGAACTATTTAACCATAGCAGTGGCTTTTTACATCCCGGTCATTATCATGTGTACTCTGTACTACAGGATCTACAGGGAGACGCAGGAGAGACAGAAAAACCTTTCTGTGTTGCAAGCAAGTAGCAAGTTTACAACATCCCGATCGAATACTTCGCTAACGTCTTCGGCAAAGCTATCCGAAGGACATCGCCACCAGGCTAAGGCGCACGACGCTGTAGACCCTAGTGGAAAAGGAGATGAACGTCCTTCCATCTCAAGAAAAGCATCATATAAGGACGATGAATCGTCACTGGAGAGCCCTGATAGCATACCCACCAAGGCAGATCCCAAAACGAAACACATTGTCACCGAGAAACCCACAAAGCACGCTTCAAGACTGAAGAAGTACAACATCATCACTAAAATATCAAAAGATGGAAGCATGGGTAAGAAGGCCAAAATGCCGGCAACAGAGATCATAGATGACCCAAACACCCGGGCTCCTTCACCGGGGGACACCAGACGCAGGCGTGGCGCTCCACTCACCAGAATGAATGCTCACTACAGCAAGGGCAGAAGGGGAAGGAGAAATGGAAGTTTTGCCAACTTGCTGAGAACGAGTAAGGCTCTACGAATGTTGAGTGCCATTCTCTTAGCTTTTGTCATTACCTGGTTACCATATAGTGTGACTGTGCTATTTAAACCATTTTGTGAAGTGCCACAGATAGTCTGGGACGTAGGGTACTGGCTGTGCTACGTCAACAGCACAATCAACCCTTGGTGCTATGCCTTTTGCAACAAGACATTTAGGAAAACACTGAAGGACGTTCTGGTCTGCAAGTACTGA